One Burkholderia sp. 9120 genomic window, CACCCGCGCCGTTGCCGGCATCGTCGGCCATGCCGGTTGCACAGAGCGGCGCGACGCCGCCGGAGATGCCGGCGTCGCAGAACAAATAGGCGCAATGACGGATGAAGTAAAAAGGCCTGGCCGCGAAATGCGTCCAGGCCTTTTTTATCGGTGCGAGTAATGCAGCGAGTCTGTGCGCAAAAACAAAGCGCGTTCGCTAAGCGCCCGCCAGCCGCCCGCTTACCCGTCCGACATGCCAATCAATGCGCAAACGTCAGCGCCACCGTATCCGGACCGCTCGGCCGTCCCAGTAGATTCAGCAGTCCCGCGAGGTTATCGCGCGCTTCGGGCGCGGCGCTCGCCGTGCCATGAAACTCCGTCGAAGCCGCCGACACCGTGCCGTTCCCCGACAGCATCAACGGCCCCTTGATGGTCGTCAGATCGAGCGTCGACGACGCGCCCTGCGCCTGAAACACCACCCGGTACGACCCCAGCGGCCTGACCAGCGAAACGCGCGAACTGGCGTCGGTGAGCATGATCGTCATCTGACCGAACGCTTCGTGATTGAAGCGACGCCAGTCAGACCACGACAGTTGCACATCGCCCTGCAAATCGAGCGTATTGAACGGCGCGCCCAAACCGCTCAGCAACGAAGCCGGCACGGCGATCGTGCCGGGCGTCACCGTGGCGGTGCGCAGCGTGGCGTCGACGGTGATCGGCTCCGGCATCGCCTCGCTGTGCCGCATGGTCATCCGCACACGGCCGGTGAAGAGCGGCCAGAACGCCGTCTGCCATTCGATCCGTCCGGGCAGCAGCGTCGCCGCGCTCGTATCGGCGCCGGCGGCCAGCATCAGCGTGGCCGAACCGTGCCACAGCGAGCCCGCCGGGTTGACGAGATTGACGTGACCGCCGGTCTGTCTGGCGAATTGCGGGGTGATCCAGGCGGCCGGCAACAGCGTGAGCATCACAGCTGCGGCCGACAACACCGCAACCACGAGCCAGGGTAGCGCGACGCGTAGGCGCCGCATCCAGTAAGTCATGCGAGAAAATCCTGTGACGACGCCGCGATCATTTCGCGGTGGACGGCTGCAACGACGCCGTCAGATCCACCTGGCCATCGTCCTTCAACGCGGTCACGTGCGCTTCGGCGACTTGCACCTT contains:
- a CDS encoding type II secretion system protein N gives rise to the protein MTYWMRRLRVALPWLVVAVLSAAAVMLTLLPAAWITPQFARQTGGHVNLVNPAGSLWHGSATLMLAAGADTSAATLLPGRIEWQTAFWPLFTGRVRMTMRHSEAMPEPITVDATLRTATVTPGTIAVPASLLSGLGAPFNTLDLQGDVQLSWSDWRRFNHEAFGQMTIMLTDASSRVSLVRPLGSYRVVFQAQGASSTLDLTTIKGPLMLSGNGTVSAASTEFHGTASAAPEARDNLAGLLNLLGRPSGPDTVALTFAH